Below is a window of Rhodamnia argentea isolate NSW1041297 chromosome 11, ASM2092103v1, whole genome shotgun sequence DNA.
AGACGTTGCTTAACGCTGCCCACTTCGCGTTTGATGGAATGTCCGAGTGTAGCACTAGCGGTGGTGTCACCTTGTGCACCGTAGTGGGGCCCGTAGCCGTCCTCAGGAAATGGGTCGGAGAGGCCTCTCAAGGGTTGGTCTTGATGGGTGCCCTGTACTTGGTCATTGTCAGCCCACTAGACCTCGTCAACACCATAGTGTTGGTTCACAATGCATCTGCGATTTATGGAGGAGAGAATCTGCCGAATTTGAGGGGATTTTTCGTTCGACCCTTGAAACAGATTGGCTTCAGGGGGCCTCTAGTCACTTCCATGTTAGCGCTTGTGCTCTGTTGCCTCACTTTGGTTGGACTTGTTTCCTTGGCATCTAATATCTATGTGCTGTCTTCATCTTTCCTAGTAGTTGAGTTTTCCAGTGTACTCCCTATCATATTCTTCGCGGCCTTATTCGTGAAGTATATGGAGTGGAGCGCTGTATGGAACACGGGGATCGTGATCTCAATATTGGAAGAGAAGCATGGTGACATTGCATTGGGAGTGGCTGCACATCTGAGCAGGGGGAGCAGAAGAAAGGGACTCGCCCTTGTGCTCATGCTCTTCATTTGGAGGCTTGCCCTGAGACTGTCTTGCCTCTATCTCGCGCGGTACCGTAAAGAAAGTGGATTTGTTGCGACGATTGTGCAAGTCTATCTAGTGTGTTTGGGGAATGTGGTGAAGTGGTCGGTGTTCATGGTGTATTACTGTGGCTGCAAGAAACGGTTTCTGGAGAAAAAGATTGATGTTGAAGAAGGCGAAGCTGCTCCGCTCGTGAAAAGCTAGACACAGCGTCATCGGCTTGTAACGTTCTGTATGCATTGTTGTTCTGTATGTAGTGTAGTGTCTGTACTCTCTATCCTGAATCAGTTTGAATAAGGCATAATACATCCGCTTCGATATAAGGATGTCGCTGTAGAACCAGATCTGGCCCTGCGGGCAATGGATTGACCCGACTCTACCCCTTGgtttaatttaattgaagaCAAGGGTATCTATGATTATCCACAAATGTGCAAAGTGTTCCCTCGTTCCTGGCGACGCGACGGTAATAGGCCGGCAACACCCTGTAACTTAGAGCGTGCATTAGTATGCACCAGTAAAGACTATTGATAATCGAGGATTAATGTGCAC
It encodes the following:
- the LOC115757512 gene encoding uncharacterized protein LOC115757512, with amino-acid sequence MDASRIMAKDRLGFFGILGEALRISAASPRFLILASLASFPLFCSLLLNEFLLQQTLLNAAHFAFDGMSECSTSGGVTLCTVVGPVAVLRKWVGEASQGLVLMGALYLVIVSPLDLVNTIVLVHNASAIYGGENLPNLRGFFVRPLKQIGFRGPLVTSMLALVLCCLTLVGLVSLASNIYVLSSSFLVVEFSSVLPIIFFAALFVKYMEWSAVWNTGIVISILEEKHGDIALGVAAHLSRGSRRKGLALVLMLFIWRLALRLSCLYLARYRKESGFVATIVQVYLVCLGNVVKWSVFMVYYCGCKKRFLEKKIDVEEGEAAPLVKS